In Pseudorasbora parva isolate DD20220531a chromosome 20, ASM2467924v1, whole genome shotgun sequence, a single window of DNA contains:
- the trim35-14 gene encoding zinc-binding protein A33: MSDALSFLEEDMTCLICCDVFTDPVTLKCSHSLCSECLQRFWTTQKVPQCPVCRKECTHDEPTKSLAFRALCESFKTRKPTTDLGDICPLHGETFKLFCIDDKQPICVVCYTSKKHENHKCSPVEEAVGNLKVIVEEQLSKLEETLAGYKKAHESCVEEAELNKEHTSVEENKIKKEFEKLHQFLSEEEEKRIKALRKEMDRRDEKLKARMEDLSALISDLSERMAARWQHLETESITFLQNYSDALKIVKHPSVPNMSPEMEECQHHPIQTMIFTTWARMQTLVEQPPVTLDPDTASSKLMVSPDCTSVQFMESKMQVSDNPERLYVGVLAAQGFSSGLHCWDVEVRDNDHWTLGVVGETVNRKKLYKMDPKSRFWCLRYVDGTYKKGNKPAIDIDDNKRPNIIRLQLDFYQGELRFIEPFRNRLLCTFNGGFPEKVFPYFCTGDLCVPLNVFPANQ, from the exons ATGTCAGACGCTTTGTCCTTCCTGGAGGAGGACATGACATGCCTCATCTGTTGTGATGTCTTCACAGATCCGGTCACTCTGAAATGTAGCCACAGTTTGTGCTCTGAATGCCTCCAGCGTTTCTGGACGACTCAAAAAGTGCCCCAGTGTCCGGTCTGCCGTAAGGAGTGTACGCACGACGAACCCACCAAAAGCCTGGCCTTCAGAGCGCTCTGTGAATCCTTCAAGACGAGAAAACCCACCACAGATTTAGGAGACATTTGTCCGCTGCATGGAGAGACATTCAAACTCTTCTGCATTGATGACAAGCAGCCCATCTGTGTCGTCTGTTACACTTCAAAGAAGCATGAAAATCACAAGTGTTCTCCTGTCGAGGAGGCTGTTGGGAATTTAAAG GTGATCGTCGAGGAACAATTGAGCAAACTGGAAGAGACCCTCGCTGGCTACAAGAAAGCCCATGAGAGCTGTGTGGAAGAGGCAGAGCTCAATAag GAACACACCAGCGTGGAAGAAAACAAGATTAAGAAGGAATTTGAGAAGCTCCATCAGTTTCTCagtgaggaggaggagaaaCGGATCAAGGCTTTGCGTAAAGAAATGGACCGTCGAGATGAGAAACTCAAGGCCAGAATGGAGGATCTGTCCGCACTGATATCAGATCTGTCTGAGAGGATGGCAGCTCGATGGCAGCATTTGGAAACTGAAAGCATCACTTTTCTCCAG AATTACAGTGatgcattaaaaat AGTCAAACACCCATCAGTCCCGAACATGAGCCCTGAAATGGAGGAATGTCAACACCATCCCATTCAGACAATGATCTTCACCACCTGGGCCAGAATGCAGACGCTTGTGGAACAGC CTCCTGTGACTCTTGACCCAGACACAGCCTCCAGTAAACTGATGGTGTCACCGGATTGCACCAGCGTTCAGTTCATGGAAAGTAAAATGCAAGTGTCTGATAACCCGGAGCGGCTGTATGTGGGCGTTCTGGCCGCACAGGGCTTCAGCTCGGGTCTGCATTGTTGGGACGTAGAAGTGAGAGACAACGACCACTGGACTCTGGGAGTGGTGGGGGAAACTGTGAACCGCAAAAAACTATACAAGATGGATCCAAAGAGTCGTTTTTGGTGTTTGCGTTACGTGGATGGGACATACAAGAAAGGTAATAAACCTGCCATAGATATTGATGACAACAAGAGGCCAAATATCATCCGACTGCAGCTGGACTTTTACCAAGGAGAGCTGAGGTTCATCGAACCCTTCAGAAACAGACTTTTGTGCACCTTTAATGGTGGATTTCCAGAGAAGGTGTTCCCATATTTCTGCACTGGAGATTTGTGCGTGCCACTTAATGTTTTTCCGGCAAACCAGTAA